Proteins from a single region of Flavobacterium sp. YJ01:
- a CDS encoding DUF937 domain-containing protein, translating to MTPNLQIELRRFISSNVVSKLNKFYFENDALLIKGIDVSIGTILMGLYNKADQPDFYSEIVAMVEEDSTFYQEVDFNAGRILSVDDCYRLEGNDLLKELFSNKKGRISEMVSNEVGIKSETAREILNFSALLVISYLRSNLQLLESLKLLLEDQKRDILNSIPPGIKIILGFSSYETVEEKNQSIGRSIFTLFGHNFFSF from the coding sequence ATGACCCCCAACCTACAGATTGAACTTAGACGCTTTATTTCTTCAAATGTGGTCTCCAAGTTAAACAAGTTTTATTTCGAGAACGATGCACTTTTAATAAAAGGAATTGACGTTTCAATAGGAACAATTTTAATGGGACTCTACAACAAAGCCGATCAACCTGATTTTTACTCCGAAATAGTTGCAATGGTAGAAGAAGATTCTACTTTTTATCAAGAAGTCGATTTTAATGCAGGCAGAATTTTATCAGTAGACGATTGTTATCGATTGGAAGGCAACGATTTGCTTAAAGAATTGTTCTCAAACAAAAAAGGAAGAATTTCGGAAATGGTTTCAAACGAAGTAGGAATCAAAAGCGAAACAGCCAGAGAAATACTTAACTTTTCTGCACTTCTTGTCATCTCATATTTAAGATCTAATCTTCAGTTATTAGAGAGCTTAAAACTTCTTTTAGAAGACCAAAAAAGAGATATACTAAACAGTATTCCGCCAGGAATCAAAATTATCCTAGGTTTTTCAAGTTACGAAACAGTAGAAGAAAAGAACCAATCTATCGGAAGATCAATATTTACACTTTTCGGACATAACTTCTTTAGTTTCTAA
- a CDS encoding DUF456 domain-containing protein encodes MDLLLVLLGFICMIVGVFGSFLPVLPGLSSCWVGLLLLYLTKAVENNYWVLGITFVLMVIITILDYVIPSQGTKRFGGSSYGIWGTNIGLIIGILSPLPFGVIIGPFVGAFFGELLYDSKNHKRALKAATGSVLGFLASSFINFLFSIVYLGIFLNVLWEYRNILF; translated from the coding sequence ATGGATTTACTACTAGTTTTGCTCGGATTTATCTGCATGATTGTTGGAGTTTTTGGAAGTTTTCTTCCTGTTTTGCCTGGTTTGTCAAGCTGTTGGGTAGGTTTACTTTTACTGTATTTGACTAAAGCAGTAGAAAATAATTATTGGGTTCTGGGAATCACTTTTGTTCTAATGGTAATTATCACCATTTTAGATTATGTTATTCCGTCTCAAGGAACTAAACGATTTGGCGGAAGTTCTTATGGAATTTGGGGAACAAACATCGGATTAATTATCGGGATTTTATCTCCGCTTCCGTTTGGAGTAATAATAGGACCATTTGTAGGAGCGTTTTTCGGCGAATTATTATACGATTCAAAAAATCATAAAAGAGCTCTAAAAGCAGCCACAGGATCGGTACTCGGATTTCTAGCTTCTAGCTTTATCAATTTTCTGTTTTCAATTGTTTATCTAGGTATTTTTTTAAATGTTTTGTGGGAATATCGAAACATTTTATTTTAA
- a CDS encoding pseudouridine synthase, translating to MNNKEGNNKRGGSRPNSSRSNSSKPKPPMAKRAQGPKKVKPEVKAAQEAAAEKFRKQNTPAKRQKASDEIRLNKYISNSGVCSRRDADIYIQSGNVKVNGTVITEMGYLVKINDVVNFDGVTLTPEKKEYILLNKPKNFTTAFDEGQEFRNVLELVRGATNAKIAAVGRMDKNTTGLLLFTNDTDMIRKFTLPNQKSSKIYQVSLDKNLKFEDLEKISKGLVLDGHRVSVEEVSYIDNEPKSEVGLKLRTANVKVVRSIFESLEYNVLRIDRVSFAGLTKKNLPRGNWRFLTDQEVINLKNV from the coding sequence ATGAACAACAAGGAAGGCAATAATAAAAGAGGCGGATCGAGACCAAATAGCTCAAGATCAAACTCTAGTAAGCCAAAACCTCCTATGGCAAAACGTGCTCAAGGGCCTAAAAAAGTGAAACCTGAAGTGAAAGCGGCGCAGGAAGCTGCTGCTGAAAAATTCAGAAAACAAAATACACCCGCAAAGAGACAAAAAGCTTCAGATGAAATACGTTTGAACAAATACATCTCTAATTCTGGTGTTTGTTCTCGTCGTGATGCTGATATTTATATTCAGTCTGGAAACGTGAAAGTTAACGGAACTGTTATTACCGAAATGGGATATTTGGTAAAAATTAATGATGTTGTAAACTTTGATGGTGTAACTCTTACTCCAGAAAAGAAAGAATATATCTTATTGAATAAACCTAAAAACTTTACGACTGCTTTTGACGAAGGTCAAGAATTTCGTAACGTTCTAGAACTTGTACGTGGCGCAACAAATGCAAAAATTGCTGCTGTTGGAAGAATGGATAAAAACACAACTGGATTATTGTTGTTTACAAACGATACTGATATGATTCGTAAGTTTACTTTACCGAATCAGAAATCGTCTAAAATTTATCAGGTTTCTTTAGACAAAAACTTGAAATTTGAGGATTTAGAAAAAATCAGCAAAGGTTTGGTTCTTGACGGACACCGCGTTTCTGTTGAAGAAGTAAGCTATATTGATAATGAACCAAAAAGTGAAGTGGGACTTAAATTACGTACAGCAAACGTAAAAGTGGTTCGTTCTATTTTCGAATCTTTAGAATACAATGTTTTACGTATCGACCGCGTTTCTTTTGCAGGATTAACGAAAAAGAATCTTCCAAGAGGAAACTGGCGCTTTTTGACAGATCAAGAAGTTATCAATTTGAAAAACGTTTAA
- a CDS encoding DUF502 domain-containing protein, with protein sequence MKSIFKIIKATFLGGILFLAPLVVLLVILEKGYGIIQKVTLPLVNNLPKVKVLGLALQELIGILIIIVICFLAGLLARTAKAKELIQKLEDGILSFVPGYSFMKSMNENIIGIESKEDLKVILVPTDAGWQFAFLIEQIDDNNFTVFVPDAPNPWSGSVVFVEKKDIKEIDMTQKQALACIRKLGFGSKELLKNKL encoded by the coding sequence ATGAAAAGCATTTTTAAAATAATCAAAGCAACTTTTTTAGGAGGAATTCTTTTTTTAGCACCTTTAGTGGTTCTGCTTGTTATTCTTGAAAAAGGATACGGCATTATTCAAAAAGTTACATTACCGCTTGTAAATAATTTACCAAAAGTTAAGGTTTTAGGATTGGCACTTCAAGAACTAATCGGAATTCTAATTATAATAGTAATCTGTTTTTTAGCGGGTTTGTTAGCAAGAACTGCAAAAGCTAAAGAATTGATTCAAAAATTAGAAGATGGTATTTTAAGCTTTGTTCCTGGTTATTCGTTTATGAAAAGCATGAATGAAAACATAATTGGAATTGAATCTAAAGAAGACTTGAAAGTAATTTTAGTTCCTACTGATGCTGGCTGGCAATTTGCCTTTTTGATCGAACAAATCGACGATAATAATTTTACAGTTTTTGTTCCAGATGCTCCAAATCCGTGGAGTGGATCTGTGGTTTTTGTAGAAAAAAAAGACATTAAAGAAATTGATATGACTCAAAAGCAAGCTTTGGCATGCATTAGAAAATTAGGATTTGGCTCTAAAGAATTGTTAAAAAACAAACTCTAA
- a CDS encoding geranylgeranylglycerol-phosphate geranylgeranyltransferase has product MLSRQHKLLIMKIVSLFSVVRGYNIPIIVLAQYLSAIFILAPEIRALDILLDFYLFLIVFASAITIASGYIINNFYDSQKDLINRPNKSMLDRLISQKTKLTVYFSLNFLAVLMASIVSWRAFLFFSAYIFLIWFYSHKIKKYPIIGNLMSALLAVTPFFAILLYFYNKISFEDIENHMSHFVVISAHAVFLFLLLLIREMIKDLENLKGDLVNNYRTIPVIYGEKISKQIITALTISTIFPVYILVNVYDVGYMDIYFYVCFGVLLFFLIFLWKSDSKEQFLKLHNLLKFLIVSGVFCIVLINPSVLWHGRELISNY; this is encoded by the coding sequence ATGTTAAGCAGACAGCACAAACTTTTAATAATGAAAATTGTTAGTCTGTTTTCTGTAGTTAGAGGTTACAATATTCCGATTATCGTTTTAGCGCAATATTTATCGGCAATTTTTATATTGGCGCCAGAAATTCGAGCATTGGATATTCTTCTAGATTTTTACTTGTTTCTAATTGTTTTCGCTTCGGCCATTACAATTGCTTCGGGTTACATTATCAATAATTTTTACGATAGTCAGAAGGATTTGATAAACAGACCAAACAAGTCAATGTTGGATCGTTTAATTAGTCAGAAAACCAAATTGACGGTTTATTTCAGTCTGAACTTTTTGGCGGTTTTAATGGCTTCTATTGTTTCTTGGCGCGCTTTTTTATTCTTTTCTGCTTACATTTTCTTGATTTGGTTTTATTCTCACAAAATAAAGAAATACCCGATTATCGGAAATTTAATGTCGGCATTGCTCGCTGTGACTCCATTTTTCGCTATTTTATTATATTTCTACAATAAGATTTCGTTTGAAGATATAGAAAACCATATGAGCCATTTTGTGGTTATTTCTGCTCACGCGGTATTCTTATTTTTACTTTTGCTGATTCGAGAAATGATAAAGGATTTAGAAAATCTAAAAGGCGATTTAGTAAACAATTACAGAACAATTCCAGTAATTTATGGTGAGAAAATATCGAAACAGATTATTACTGCTTTAACGATTTCTACTATATTTCCGGTTTACATTTTGGTTAATGTATATGATGTTGGTTATATGGATATCTATTTTTATGTCTGCTTTGGGGTTTTACTTTTTTTCCTGATTTTTTTATGGAAATCAGATTCTAAAGAACAATTTTTAAAACTTCATAATCTATTGAAATTCTTGATTGTTTCTGGGGTTTTCTGTATTGTTTTGATTAATCCTAGCGTTTTGTGGCACGGAAGAGAATTGATTTCTAATTACTAA